From one Ursus arctos isolate Adak ecotype North America unplaced genomic scaffold, UrsArc2.0 scaffold_26, whole genome shotgun sequence genomic stretch:
- the KRT1 gene encoding keratin, type II cytoskeletal 1 gives MSRHFSSRSGLRSGGGFSSGSAGVVSFQRRTTSSSVRHGGGGGGRFSGGRCGGGGGGGGGFGSRSLVNLGGSKSISISVARGGGRGGFGGGYGGGGFGGGGYGGGGFGGGGFGGIGSLGFGSGGGFGGGGFGGGGFGGGGFGGGSFGPVCPPGGIQEVTINQSLLQPLNVEIDPEIQKVKTREREQIKSLNNQFASFIDKVRFLEQQNQVLQTKWELLQQVDTTTRTHNLEPYFESYINNLRRRVDQLKSDQSRMDSELKNMQDLVEDYRNKYEDEINKRTNAENEFVTIKKDVDAAYMTKVDLQAKVDNLQQEIDFLTALYQAELSQMQTQISETNVILSMDNNRNLDLDSIIAEVKAQYEEIAQKSKAEAEALYQTKYEELQITAGKHGDNLKSTKMEISELNRVAQRLRSEIDSVKKQISALQQSISDAEQRGENALKDAQGKLAELEDALQKAKEDLARLLRDYQELMNTKLALDMEIATYRTLLEGEESRMSGECAPNVSVSVNTSHTTISGGGGRGGGGFGSGGGGGYGSGGVSYGSGGSSYGSGGGGGGSYGSGGGGGYGSGSSSGGHRGGSGGGGWGSGGSSGGRGSSSGGTKSSSGSSSVKFVSTSYSRAVR, from the exons ATGAGCCGACACTTTAGTTCTAGGTCTGGGCTCCGGAGTGGAGGGGGCTTCAGCTCTGGCTCTGCCGGAGTGGTCAGCTTCCAACGCAGAACCACGAGCAGCTCTGTGCGCCACGGTGGGGGAGGAGGCGGGAGATTTTCAGGGGGAAGATGTGGAGGTGGCGGTGGTGGCGGCGGTGGTTTTGGAAGTCGAAGCCTTGTCAACCTTGGTGGCAGTAAAAGTATCTCCATAAGCGTGGCCAGAGGAGGTGGACGTGGTGGTTTTGGTGGTGGTTATGGTGGTGGTGGCTTTGGGGGTGGTGGTTATGGTGGTGGTGGCTTTGGGGGGGGTGGTTTTGGTGGCATCGGCTCTCTAGGTTTTGGCAGTGGAGGTGGCTTTGGTGGTGGTGGCTTTGGGGGGGGTGGTTTTGGTGGAGGAGGTTTTGGTGGAGGAAGTTTTGGGCCCGTCTGCCCCCCTGGTGGCATACAGGAAGTCACCATCAACCAGAGCCTTCTGCAACCCCTTAATGTGGAGATCGACCCTGAGATCCAAAAAGTAAAGACTCGAGAAAGGGAGCAGATCAAGTCGCTCAACAACCAATTCGCCTCCTTCATTGACAAG GTGCGGTTCCTAGAACAGCAGAACCAGGTGCTGCAAACAAAATGGGAGCTGTTGCAGCAGGTAGACACCACCACTCGGACCCACAACTTAGAGCCCTACTTTGAGTCCTACATCAACAATCTTAGAAGGAGAGTGGACCAACTGAAGAGTGACCAGTCTCGGATGGATTCGGAATTGAAGAACATGCAAGACCTGGTGGAAGATTACCGGAACAA GTATGAGGACGAGATTAACAAGCGGACAAATGCAGAAAATGAATTTGTGACCATCAAGAAG GATGTGGATGCTGCTTATATGACTAAGGTGGACCTTCAGGCCAAAGTTGACAACTTGCAGCAGGAAATTGACTTCCTCACAGCACTCTACCAGGCA GAGCTGTCCCAGATGCAGACTCAGATCAGCGAAACCAATGTCATCCTGTCCATGGACAACAACCGCAACCTGGACCTGGACAGCATCATTGCTGAGGTCAAAGCTCAGTATGAGGAGATCGCCCAGAAGAGCAAGGCTGAGGCCGAGGCGCTGTACCAGACCAAG TACGAAGAGCTCCAGATAACTGCTGGCAAACACGGGGACAATCTGAAAAGTACAAAGATGGAGATTTCAGAGCTGAACCGGGTGGCCCAGAGACTGCGATCTGAAATTGACAGTGTCAAGAAGCAG ATCTCGGCGCTCCAGCAGTCCATCAGCGATGCCGAGCAGCGTGGTGAGAACGCCCTTAAAGATGCCCAGGGCAAGCTGGCCGAGCTGGAGGACGCCCTGCAGAAGGCCAAGGAGGACCTGGCCCGCCTGCTGCGTGACTACCAGGAGCTGATGAACACCAAACTGGCCCTGGATATGGAGATCGCCACCTACAGAACCCttctggaaggagaggaaagcag GATGTCCGGAGAGTGTGCCCCGAACGTGAGCGTGT CTGTGAACACCAGCCACACCACCATCAGTGGGGGTGGTGGCCGAGGAGGTGGGGGTTTCGGCTCCGGAGGCGGCGGCGGCTATGGCTCTGGAGGTGTCAGTTACGGATCTGGAGGTAGCAGCTATGGCtctggaggcggcggcggcggcagctaTGGCTCCGGAGGCGGCGGCGGCTACGGCTCCGGTAGCAGCAGTGGCGGCCACAGAGGCGGCTCTGGAGGGGGCGGCTGGGGTTCCGGCGGGAGCTCCGGAGGCCGGGGATCCAGCTCTGGGGGTACCAAGTCCTCTAGTGGCAGTTCCAGCGTGAAGTTTGTTTCCACCAGCTATTCCAGAGCAGTCAGATAA